GCATCATATTTACCATTGTGGGCAAAATCATCGGTTTCTCCGTAAGAAATATATACCAATTTAGGGTGTTTCTTTTTAATGGTTTCCATGGCGTAATGATGTGTAAAAACGTCTAAACGAACTCCTCCCCAAGGACTCGGAGTTTCAGCTTGCAACTCGTTTAAAAAATTTTCTTTCTCAGATAAATCCAATCCTTTCGCCTCTCTAAAACCTGCATTTACATACAAACCGCTTCTTTCTTCATTAATAATAAAAGGAAAAACATCCCAACTACCAAAAGCAGCAACTTTACCTTTAAAAGCGGGTGTTTTCTCTGCAATTTCTAAAATGGTTGTATTCGGATTCGGAATCTTACGGTTGCTATCAATTCTTTTATCATCTGCTTTACCTGTTAAAATTTCATTATAGCCAGGGTACGAAAAATGCATTCCGTTGGTTAAATTCATTTTACTTCCTTGCCTACGATTTCCGTGAATTTGCCCCATAACGGCAATTTCGCTCCAAATAAAAGGAAATAATACTTCTCTTCTTTCGGTAACTTTATCTTTCCAAAATTGTTTTTTTAATGCAATGGTATCATCCACATACTCTTTATTAGCAATTAATAAAGAATCTGCACCAGAAAACAGTTCTTGCCAACGCAAACCATCTAACGTAATTACAAAAACTTTAGGTGCCGCCTGTTCTATTTCTTTTTTCTTTTTTTCTTCGGATGAACACGCGGCCAATATCAATAAAAATAATATAGCTACCAATTTTATATTTTTCATTACTTAATGGTTTTAAATGTTTTTACTGCCGACCAATTACTCCAATTTAAAAACTGGTCTCTATAACGTACACGCACATAATAAGTAGTATCATTATTTAGTTTTCTATCTACAACTTCATCAGTTAAATCATCGTCTTTTTGTCTGTTTTCTCTGTAATACCAATTCTCATGTTGTTTCCAAGAATTGTACACTATTTTAGAGAAATCTTTGGTAGTAGAAACTTGCCAATTAGAAGCGGCATGAAACGCTTTATCCTTATCTGTTTTAAAAGAATTTGCTTTTAAAACAACTTTATAAATAGGTTGTTTTTCTGTATCAAAATCATTTAAAAGAGGGGTATTGGGTTGAATCGTTTTCTTAAAAACCGTAATACTATCTCTGAGTTCGTTATTTCTAAATTGAATGTTATTCCCTCTACTAATTCTTTTTAAGGTAAAAGAAGGGTTTTCTTTATTCGGGTCTATCGTTGCCAATACAAAACCATACTCGTCTTGTGTTACGGTAAATTCGTCGTAATCTCTACCTTCAAATTCTCCCCAATTATCAATAGCGCCTCCGGCGGATGCCACATTTACCCAAAGGTGTTTGTGTTCTTTAGATTGCCCTCTAGAATACCCATGTGTGTGCCCAAAAAAGTGCAAACTTGGCTTGTTAGATTTCTCACTAAACTCCTCTAATAACTTTACTACTTTTCCTGAAAAATCTTCTTCTCCCGGAATCCATAATTCTGATTTATGTGGATGATGTAATTGTGCAAAAACAAAATCTATCTCATCATTTTTAGCTGTTTTTTCTAACAACTCTTTTAACCACACTAATTGTTGTTTTATATCTCTATAACCATCGTTAGAATCTAAACCAATAATTCTAGTATTTGCATAATCTTTAAACCACCAATGTTCGGCATATTCTGGACTCCCATTTTTTGGAAGACTAAAATATTTAAAGAAATAATCAGAATTTCGCTCATGATTTCCAGGAACTGGATATACAGGTACTTTAGAAAATAATTTTTCTGATTGCTTAAAAAAATCTTCTTCCCATTGATTGAAACTAGTTCCTCTTTCTACTAAGTCTCCAGGAATAACTACCATGGCTAAATTGTCTGAGATATCGCCTTTATAATGTTTATCAAAATACGTTAAAACCCCTTTTTCTACTACTTCTTTAAACTTTGTTGGATGTTGCCAATCGTTTTGCATATCACTCATAGCTACCAAATTTATTTTTTTGGTGGTTCCTGCAAATGGAGGTGTTTTAAATTGATAAATTTCTGATATTGCTTTACCTGTTTGTACTTTATAGTAATAGGTTGTAAATCTTTCTAAACCAGACAAAGCAACTTCATGTACTCTTTTTTCCGTAAAATTAACATCAAAAGAAATACCTTTTGTTTTGTTTTTTAATTTGTTCTTTTTGGTACCCCAATACACAATTGCCTCTTCACCAGAATTAGTTTGCCACATAATTTTGATTGAAGTTGGTTCTGCATCTTGCAAATAAGGTTTTATTTCTATTTTTTGAGCTAGCAAAAACTGTGTAAACATAACAACAGCAAGTGCTAACATTCTATTTTTTTTCATCTTTTTTTTAATTAAAAGAAGGCCGTAAAAATTACGACCTTCTCTATTTTTATTCTTTTATTTTAACCACCAAGTAATTTCTCTAATTCCGTCGTTAGAACCTCCAAATTGTCTTTCAATAGCTTCAGTTACATTTGCTGAATTGTTATTGTATTCGTCTAAAGGATAAATCCATCTTGTTGGTGGTGTGTCTGAACCTAAATAAGGAAACTCAGGAACCCCTGTTCTTAAATGATCAAAGTACATTTTCCATCCTCCTTGTAAAAAAGACGTTAAATACTTTTGAGTTAAAATTAATTCTAATTTTTCTTCATCTGTAGTTGCATTTAAAAAGTTCACTTTTTCTAATGATACTTTTTTCATCTTTATACTCTATCTTAAAATTTCCATCAAAATCAGTGGTTGTCCATTTATTTTCTTTTAATACACGAACACTTGCTTCCGGTAATAAAGCTCCAGTTTCATCTACCACCTTTCCCTTTAAAACTTGCTGAGAAAAAACTGCTGTCCCCAGAAATAGTAAGATTAAAATTAAAAAATCACTTAAAAATTTGTGTTTCATTTTGTAGTTATGTTTAGTATTACAATTGGCTACAAAGCAAAAAACATTAAGTTAAAATAACGTGTTTTGAACGTTAGTATATTGCTTCTAAAAATCTAAAGCAGGGTAAGATTATGTTATCTAGAAGGTCTTTTTTTAACTATAATTAACATTAAATTAAGAATTAGAAAGCATAAAAAAACCTTGAGTTTAAATTCAAGGTTTTTTTTATACTATTTTATAATAAAATTTTAAACTAAAGGAGTTTACGTATCGTAGATTCTCCTATAACAATTCCTTTTTTTAATTGTGCACCTCCTTTATAAAGTACTGTAGATTCTCCGTAAGAATTTACTTTTATTTTTTCGGACACGTTAAACTGAAAAGTTCCATCTCCGTAAGCCGTTATTTTAGTTTCTTTTGAAACTACATCTACAGCCATAACTTTACTAGGTCCGTAAGCAGTTATTTTTTGTTTATTAATGGTTCCTTTTTCTATATTTAAAAAACTATCACCATAAATAGAAACATCTAATTTATCTACATCCATTTTCTTTATTGTAACTTCGGATTTACCGTATATACGTAATTTACATTCATCTTGAACAAGAGGTGTTTGAAATGTAATTTTCTCTTCACCTCGTAAAGAAAATATTTTTACATCTACATACGTAATAATAACTTTTACTACTCTATTATTATATAAAGGTACTTTCTTCTGATAATTATTAGTTACCTTTTTATTTTTAGTATATGTTTTAGCACCTTCTAAATACACTTGCAGTGTTCCTTTATTTAATTCATATTTAAATTTTTCTATTGGTACTGAAATATCTTCAATTATAATGCTTGGTACAGCTCCTTTCTTAAAGATTGCTTCTATATGTGGACTAACAATAACTTTATCAAAATCATTCTCTAACTTTATTGTTGTTTGTGCACTTACATGAGTATTTATAAATAGTAAGGAGATTACAAGAGTGATAATTTTTATTTTCATAATTTCTATTTTATAATTCGTTTATTCTTGTTAGTTCTAATTTTATAACTACGCTATTACTACGTAAAAGACTACACCTATTTTAAATTGTGACGAATTCTTTTATATTTACCCACTAATTTAAATATTTAATTAATTTATGAGCTTTTAAAAAACTTTATGTTGGGCACTTGCCAATGATAAATTGGATACAAATGTATACATTCTTAAAAAGAATAATCAAGAGATATCCTTTCTAAAAAACAAAGTTTCCTAAATAAAAATCACCTTAAAAAAGCATGAATTTTAAATTTCTAGATAAAAAAGATTCTAGAGGTATCGTAAATAATTTATTTAGTATCTCTTTTACAAAAGAAGATTTACCTTTTAAAACAATTATAATACCTATTGGCTTACCATCACTTGTATATATTTTTAGTAAAAACCAAACAGTTCTTTTTAATAAGAAAATAACACCTTTACAAGGACTTACAGTAAGTGGCCAATTTTCAAGCACTTATCATTATCATGTAAATGACGAAAGTTATAATGTAGGCATTAATTTACACCCAACAGCTTTATATAAAATACTACAAATAGATATTTCTACCTTAACCAATAGACTTGTTCCTTTAATAGAAATTGATAAAGATTTATTTAAAAGAATGAATCCATTTTTTTTAAATTATAAACAAGACCCTTCTAGTTTTATAACTAACATTATAGCGTTTATAGAAAGTTTAGAGTTAATTGATGATAAAGATGTAAAACATATAGATAAAGCAATTGCCTATATTGATAAAAATGAAGGCATGATTAATGTTTTAGATTTACTAAAAATACTACCTTTTTCACAAAAATCATTAGAAACAAAATTTAAAAAAATTATTGGTATAACTCCGGGTAAATTTATTAGGTTATCTCGCTTTACAAAGCTTATGCGTAAATACGAAGACAAAAAATTAAGTTTAAAAGACCTCATACATAAATACAATTATTACGATCATTCTCATTTTTTAAAAGACTTTAAGTTATTTATGCCAGAATCTCCTAAGTCTTACTTTAAAAATGAGTATCCGCTTATAAAGTCATATTCTAAAGATTTATAATTACGATTTTTTACAACATTATAGCAATAACTCTTATTATTTTTGCGGCATTATTAATAACATAATAAATGTTTTGGGGGAAATATTTATGTGAATTTATTTTTAATAGATTGCTATGAGTCTAAAAAGATCAAATTTAATTATTTGGTCTTTTTTACGTTTAAGAAAAAATATTTTTCAATAATATTTAAAATAGTGTCACAACTTTTAAAAAAATAGGTCATTATAATGTAAACCTTTTAATGCCTTAAAAAATGAAAAATAAAATTACACTGCTAGCATTCTCTTTTCTTTTTATAACTACAGTTGCTCTTGCTCAGAAAAAAGTAAAAGCCTCTGATATTATGAAAGATATAAAAGCAGGTAAAGCAATTTCTATAAACAACGCAACTATTATTGGTGTTTTAGATTTTACTTATATGGATGATGCTGTAAAAAAAATGCCCATTAAAAAGAAAAGTAGCTGGTTTAATTGGAGCTCAAATAGTTCTACAAACGAAATTAAAAAAATAATAGACGTTCGTATTTCTTTTATAAACTGCACTTTTAAAGATGATGTTTTAGCTTATATACCCAATGAAGCATCTGGACTTACATATACAGCTAGTTTTAAAGATGAAACTATTTTTAAAAACTGCATTTTTAAGCATAAAGCCATGTTTAAATACTCTCGTTTTGAAAGAAAAACTGATTTTTCTGGAACTTCCTTTAATGATGACAGCACCTTTAAGTATGCCAAATTTGACAATAAAATTAGCTTTTCGAATACCATTTTTAATGAAATTGCAACTTTTAAATATGCCAAATTTAGTAATAATGTAAGTTTTAACAATGCTTTATTTAAAGACACTGCAACCTTTAAATATACTAACTTTTCTAATGGAGTATCATTTAATAACACAACTTTTAAAGAGGATTTAAATATTAAATACATGAAAGTTTCGGGTGATTTTAACATTACAAACATGCACGTAGCTTATGAAATAGACGCTAAGTACACCAAAATTAACGGAAAAAGCTTCAATAAAACTTCCATTGATAAAAATTAGGTATTTCTACCTGTATTTTATTGTTTTTTAAATTATAAATTGCACCCATAATGGAGATAGTTAGAATTAAGGGGCTAACAAAAACCAAAACTAACTAGCTTTTTTTTAAATAAAAAAGCTAGTTTTTTATTTTTAGAAAACTATCAATTAATTATCAACATTATTATAACGTAAAACAACTTTTAAAGGTTTAAAAACACTATTCTTCTTTACTCTCTTTTCCTATAAAATTACATTTTTTTCTTATGTAATAACTATAAAACCTATAATTTTCTGCTAAATAAAAAGCACCAAAATGGCCTCATAAAACATTTAAAATAGTGCAGCAAATAAAATTATTATAAAACAGGTATTTATACCTATTTCTTATTCATTAATAAATTATAAATTGCACCCACAATGGAATAGTTAGAATTAGGGGGCTAACTAACACCAACACTAACTAGCTTTTTTTAACAAAAAAGCTAGTTTTTCATTTTTAAACAACACTTTTTTAATATTTAACTCATTTTTAAGTAACGTAACACTCTTTAAACAAAGTTTCTCTAAAAATAGAATTAGTACTATAAGACAACAATTTAAGTAAATATATTAATCATTATTAATAAATAAATAATGTAGTATAAATATTAAATTATTCACAATAAAGAACTCTTATAATAAGTATTTGTTAAATCAATCAAAAATTCCTAATTTGCCTATTCAAATGATAAACTATGGCAGTAGAAATTACAAGATTATTCGATTTTCCTTATTATCAATTAGAAACCTATAATTTAGAAAAAGCGTTTACATCTAAAATAAATGGTAGCTGGAAATCTATTACAACACAAGAATATGTAGATCAAGCCAACCGAATTAGTCGAGGATTAATTAATCTAGGCATAAAGCCTAACGATAAAATTGCCGTAATTTCATCTACAAATAGAACAGAATGGAATATTTTAGATATCGGAGTTTTACAAACAGGAGCACAAAATGTACCTATTTACCCTACTATTTCGGAAGAAGATTACGCATATATTTTAAACCACTCTGAGGCAATTTATTGTTTTGTTTCAGATAAAGATGTTTTAAAAAAGGTAAATAAAATAAAAAAAGAAACCAATTTAATAGCTGTTTATACTTTTGATGATATTAAAGGTGAAAAAAGTTGGAATGAAATTATAGAATCTGGAAAAGATAAAAGCAATCAACATATCCTTGACGAAAGAAAAAACAATGTAAAAACAGATGATTTAGCTACTTTAATTTACACATCTGGTACAACAGGTAAACCTAAAGGTGTAATGCTTTCTCATAAAAATATTGTTAGCAATGTTTTAAGTTCAGAAAAACGGGTACCGTTTGATTATGGTAAATCTGTAGGTTTAAGTTTTTTACCTATTTGCCATATTTTTGAACGCATGATTTTATATTTATATCAATATTGTGGTGTTTCTATTTATTTTGCTGAATCTATTGAAAAACTTGCCGAAAATGCACAAGAAGTAAAACCACACGTTATGACCGCCGTACCACGTTTGTACGAAAAAATTTATGATAAAATAATTTTAAAAGGAGAAACGTTAACGGGGTTTAAAAAAGGGTTGTTCTTTTGGGCTGTAAATTT
The nucleotide sequence above comes from Polaribacter butkevichii. Encoded proteins:
- a CDS encoding alkaline phosphatase family protein; the protein is MKNIKLVAILFLLILAACSSEEKKKKEIEQAAPKVFVITLDGLRWQELFSGADSLLIANKEYVDDTIALKKQFWKDKVTERREVLFPFIWSEIAVMGQIHGNRRQGSKMNLTNGMHFSYPGYNEILTGKADDKRIDSNRKIPNPNTTILEIAEKTPAFKGKVAAFGSWDVFPFIINEERSGLYVNAGFREAKGLDLSEKENFLNELQAETPSPWGGVRLDVFTHHYAMETIKKKHPKLVYISYGETDDFAHNGKYDAYLKSANRTDQFIKKLWYFAQQDPFYKGKTTFIITTDHGRGTEPLETWKHHGSSIKNTDQVWVIAFGKNVAAKGEIVVKEQLYTNQVAASVAKLLKVEIPTDSIGKPFYFIK
- a CDS encoding purple acid phosphatase family protein, with translation MKKNRMLALAVVMFTQFLLAQKIEIKPYLQDAEPTSIKIMWQTNSGEEAIVYWGTKKNKLKNKTKGISFDVNFTEKRVHEVALSGLERFTTYYYKVQTGKAISEIYQFKTPPFAGTTKKINLVAMSDMQNDWQHPTKFKEVVEKGVLTYFDKHYKGDISDNLAMVVIPGDLVERGTSFNQWEEDFFKQSEKLFSKVPVYPVPGNHERNSDYFFKYFSLPKNGSPEYAEHWWFKDYANTRIIGLDSNDGYRDIKQQLVWLKELLEKTAKNDEIDFVFAQLHHPHKSELWIPGEEDFSGKVVKLLEEFSEKSNKPSLHFFGHTHGYSRGQSKEHKHLWVNVASAGGAIDNWGEFEGRDYDEFTVTQDEYGFVLATIDPNKENPSFTLKRISRGNNIQFRNNELRDSITVFKKTIQPNTPLLNDFDTEKQPIYKVVLKANSFKTDKDKAFHAASNWQVSTTKDFSKIVYNSWKQHENWYYRENRQKDDDLTDEVVDRKLNNDTTYYVRVRYRDQFLNWSNWSAVKTFKTIK
- a CDS encoding SusD/RagB family nutrient-binding outer membrane lipoprotein; translated protein: MKKVSLEKVNFLNATTDEEKLELILTQKYLTSFLQGGWKMYFDHLRTGVPEFPYLGSDTPPTRWIYPLDEYNNNSANVTEAIERQFGGSNDGIREITWWLK
- a CDS encoding carboxypeptidase-like regulatory domain-containing protein — translated: MKHKFLSDFLILILLFLGTAVFSQQVLKGKVVDETGALLPEASVRVLKENKWTTTDFDGNFKIEYKDEKSIIRKSELFKCNYR
- a CDS encoding head GIN domain-containing protein, with translation MKIKIITLVISLLFINTHVSAQTTIKLENDFDKVIVSPHIEAIFKKGAVPSIIIEDISVPIEKFKYELNKGTLQVYLEGAKTYTKNKKVTNNYQKKVPLYNNRVVKVIITYVDVKIFSLRGEEKITFQTPLVQDECKLRIYGKSEVTIKKMDVDKLDVSIYGDSFLNIEKGTINKQKITAYGPSKVMAVDVVSKETKITAYGDGTFQFNVSEKIKVNSYGESTVLYKGGAQLKKGIVIGESTIRKLL
- a CDS encoding helix-turn-helix domain-containing protein, whose protein sequence is MNFKFLDKKDSRGIVNNLFSISFTKEDLPFKTIIIPIGLPSLVYIFSKNQTVLFNKKITPLQGLTVSGQFSSTYHYHVNDESYNVGINLHPTALYKILQIDISTLTNRLVPLIEIDKDLFKRMNPFFLNYKQDPSSFITNIIAFIESLELIDDKDVKHIDKAIAYIDKNEGMINVLDLLKILPFSQKSLETKFKKIIGITPGKFIRLSRFTKLMRKYEDKKLSLKDLIHKYNYYDHSHFLKDFKLFMPESPKSYFKNEYPLIKSYSKDL
- a CDS encoding pentapeptide repeat-containing protein → MKNKITLLAFSFLFITTVALAQKKVKASDIMKDIKAGKAISINNATIIGVLDFTYMDDAVKKMPIKKKSSWFNWSSNSSTNEIKKIIDVRISFINCTFKDDVLAYIPNEASGLTYTASFKDETIFKNCIFKHKAMFKYSRFERKTDFSGTSFNDDSTFKYAKFDNKISFSNTIFNEIATFKYAKFSNNVSFNNALFKDTATFKYTNFSNGVSFNNTTFKEDLNIKYMKVSGDFNITNMHVAYEIDAKYTKINGKSFNKTSIDKN
- a CDS encoding AMP-dependent synthetase/ligase yields the protein MAVEITRLFDFPYYQLETYNLEKAFTSKINGSWKSITTQEYVDQANRISRGLINLGIKPNDKIAVISSTNRTEWNILDIGVLQTGAQNVPIYPTISEEDYAYILNHSEAIYCFVSDKDVLKKVNKIKKETNLIAVYTFDDIKGEKSWNEIIESGKDKSNQHILDERKNNVKTDDLATLIYTSGTTGKPKGVMLSHKNIVSNVLSSEKRVPFDYGKSVGLSFLPICHIFERMILYLYQYCGVSIYFAESIEKLAENAQEVKPHVMTAVPRLYEKIYDKIILKGETLTGFKKGLFFWAVNLGLKYEPYGVNGWWYELQLKLARKLIFSKWQAVLGGKLKLMVSGSAALQPRLTRVFAAAGMPIMEGYGLSETSPVISVNDERNGGFKVATVGKIIDGIDVKIAENGEILIKGPNVMLGYYKDDERTANVIKGDYFYSGDKGEFDSDGFLKITGRTKEMFKTSGGKYVVPPLLEGELKQSLFIEQVMVIGEGEKMPAAFIQPNFDFIKEWIHHKNLNIGTTNKEIVASDIVIKRIQKEVDKCNKNFGKWEQIKRFELTPEVWSIEDGHLTPTMKMKRAVIKEIYKDLFDKIYRS